From the Hyphomicrobium sp. ghe19 genome, one window contains:
- a CDS encoding 5-formyltetrahydrofolate cyclo-ligase: MTAKVMPDAKKELRAEALVRRQAAFERHGAEASRKIAAQGLDFLGIKADTVVSGFAAIRDEINPGPLMAWLQAEGFRLALPVMQGRGKPLLMRSWSPGDAMAPAAWGIAEPLEDKPAVDPDVVLVPLLAFDGRGYRLGYGGGFYDRTLKRLRALKPIVAVGIAYDEQRVDAVPVESYDEKLDWVLTPSGPQRCLDP, translated from the coding sequence TTGACTGCGAAAGTTATGCCAGACGCCAAGAAAGAGCTGCGGGCCGAAGCGCTTGTTCGGCGTCAAGCGGCCTTTGAGCGTCACGGAGCGGAGGCTAGTCGCAAGATTGCGGCTCAGGGCCTCGATTTTCTTGGGATCAAGGCCGATACGGTCGTCTCGGGTTTTGCCGCTATCCGCGACGAGATCAATCCAGGGCCGCTGATGGCGTGGCTGCAGGCCGAAGGGTTTCGGCTGGCGCTCCCGGTCATGCAAGGCCGGGGGAAGCCGCTGCTGATGCGATCGTGGTCGCCAGGAGACGCCATGGCGCCGGCTGCCTGGGGGATTGCGGAGCCGCTCGAGGACAAGCCGGCCGTCGACCCGGACGTCGTTCTGGTGCCGCTCCTGGCATTCGACGGACGGGGCTACCGGCTCGGCTATGGCGGCGGTTTCTACGACCGGACGCTCAAGCGCTTGAGGGCGTTAAAACCCATCGTTGCCGTCGGCATCGCCTACGACGAACAAAGGGTCGACGCGGTCCCGGTCGAAAGCTATGACGAGAAACTCGATTGGGTTCTGACGCCCTCAGGCCCGCAACGTTGCCTCGATCCTTGA
- a CDS encoding TIGR00282 family metallophosphoesterase: MRLLFLGDIVGRPGRTVVCDALPGLIKRYGLDFVVINGENAAGGFGITEAILNDLIDAGADCVTLGNHSFDQKDALVFIERHDRLIRPLNYPKGTPGKGATLLKAKSGADVLVVNAMGRVFMTELDCPFRAVDNEISACALKHGADAILIDFHAEATSEKQAMGLFLDGRVSVVVGTHTHTPTADARILSSGTAYMSDAGMCGDYNSVLGMDPEEPINRFLTRIPRGRYEPAVGPGTISGFAVDIDDKTGLAVNAGPLRLGPHLEPAVPAFWSGT, encoded by the coding sequence ATGCGTCTTTTGTTTCTCGGCGATATCGTCGGTCGCCCGGGCCGAACGGTGGTTTGCGATGCATTGCCGGGCCTCATCAAGCGCTATGGGCTGGATTTCGTCGTGATCAACGGCGAAAACGCGGCAGGCGGTTTCGGAATTACCGAGGCGATCCTCAACGATCTCATCGATGCCGGTGCCGATTGCGTGACGCTCGGCAATCATTCGTTCGATCAGAAGGACGCGCTGGTCTTCATCGAACGTCACGACCGGCTGATCCGTCCTCTCAATTATCCCAAGGGAACGCCGGGCAAGGGGGCGACCTTGCTCAAGGCGAAGAGCGGGGCCGATGTCCTCGTCGTGAACGCCATGGGCCGTGTTTTCATGACCGAGCTCGATTGCCCGTTCCGCGCCGTCGATAATGAGATTTCCGCGTGCGCATTGAAGCATGGCGCGGACGCGATCCTGATCGATTTCCACGCCGAAGCGACGAGCGAGAAGCAAGCGATGGGGCTCTTCCTCGACGGTCGCGTCAGTGTCGTCGTCGGGACGCACACGCACACGCCGACGGCGGACGCCCGCATTCTTTCGAGCGGCACGGCCTATATGTCGGATGCGGGGATGTGCGGCGACTACAACTCGGTGCTCGGCATGGACCCCGAGGAACCGATCAACCGGTTTTTGACCCGCATTCCGCGCGGCCGATACGAGCCGGCGGTCGGACCCGGAACGATTTCGGGATTTGCCGTCGATATCGACGACAAAACGGGTTTGGCCGTGAACGCCGGGCCTTTGCGGCTCGGGCCACACCTCGAGCCAGCCGTTCCGGCGTTCTGGTCAGGCACCTGA
- the gap gene encoding type I glyceraldehyde-3-phosphate dehydrogenase: protein MAVKVAINGFGRIGRNVLRAIIESGRTDIEVVAINDLGPVETNAHLLRYDSVHGRFPKAVKVSGDTIDAGSGPIKVTAIKNPAELPHKALGVDIAFECTGIFTSKDKAKAHLDAGAKRVLVSAPADNADLTVVYGVNDDKLTKDHLIVSNASCTTNCLAPVVHVLHNAIGLQHGFMTTIHSYTGDQPTLDTLHKDLYRGRAAALNIIPTTTGAAKAVGLVIPELNGKLDGASMRVPTPNVSLVDFKFVAKRNTTAEEVNNALIEASQSNRLAGILAITSDKLVSMDLNHDPASSTVALDQTKVIDGNFVRVVTWYDNEWGFSNRMADTAVAMAKLI, encoded by the coding sequence ATGGCTGTGAAGGTGGCGATCAACGGTTTCGGCCGCATCGGTCGTAACGTGCTGCGCGCAATCATCGAGAGTGGACGTACGGATATCGAAGTCGTCGCCATCAATGATCTCGGCCCCGTCGAAACGAACGCGCATCTGCTGCGTTATGACAGCGTGCATGGGCGTTTTCCGAAAGCAGTGAAAGTCTCCGGCGACACGATCGATGCGGGCAGCGGACCGATCAAGGTTACCGCGATCAAGAATCCGGCTGAGCTTCCCCACAAAGCCCTCGGCGTCGACATCGCGTTCGAGTGCACGGGCATCTTCACGTCGAAGGACAAGGCCAAGGCGCACCTCGACGCGGGCGCCAAGCGCGTGCTCGTTTCAGCTCCTGCCGACAATGCCGATCTGACAGTCGTCTACGGCGTCAACGACGACAAGCTGACGAAGGACCATCTGATCGTCTCGAACGCATCGTGCACGACGAACTGCCTCGCGCCGGTCGTTCACGTGCTCCACAACGCGATCGGTCTTCAGCACGGCTTCATGACGACGATCCATTCCTACACCGGCGACCAGCCGACGCTCGACACCCTGCACAAGGACCTCTACCGCGGCCGCGCTGCAGCGTTGAACATCATCCCGACGACGACCGGCGCCGCCAAAGCTGTCGGCCTCGTCATCCCCGAGCTGAACGGTAAGCTCGACGGCGCATCCATGCGCGTGCCGACGCCGAACGTTTCGCTGGTCGACTTCAAGTTCGTCGCCAAGCGCAACACGACGGCCGAGGAAGTGAACAACGCCCTCATCGAAGCGTCGCAGTCGAACCGCCTAGCTGGCATCCTGGCGATCACGAGCGACAAGCTTGTCTCGATGGACCTCAATCACGACCCGGCCTCCTCGACGGTGGCGCTCGATCAAACCAAGGTGATCGACGGGAACTTCGTACGCGTCGTCACGTGGTACGATAACGAATGGGGCTTCTCGAACCGCATGGCCGATACGGCCGTTGCGATGGCGAAGCTCATCTAA
- a CDS encoding YebC/PmpR family DNA-binding transcriptional regulator produces the protein MAGHSQYKNIMHRKGKQDAMRSKLFAKFAREITVAAKSGTPDPSMNPRLRLAIQEARAENMPKDNIERAIKKAQGSDLANYEAVRYEGYAPGGVAVIVEALTDNRNRTGGVVRSVFTKFNGNLGATGAVGHMFNHIGEITYKAAAGSAEAILEAAIDAGADDVQSDANGHVIACGFDSLGTVAAELEKKLGEPESVKAVWKPNLTTPVDENGAQTIMKMLAALEDDDDVQNVFANFEIPDDVMKKLTAA, from the coding sequence ATGGCCGGCCATTCGCAATACAAAAATATCATGCACCGCAAGGGCAAGCAGGACGCCATGCGTTCGAAGCTCTTTGCGAAGTTCGCGCGCGAGATCACGGTCGCTGCGAAATCCGGAACGCCCGACCCGAGCATGAACCCCAGGCTTCGCCTCGCGATCCAGGAAGCGCGGGCCGAAAATATGCCGAAAGACAACATCGAGCGCGCCATCAAGAAGGCGCAGGGCAGCGATCTCGCGAACTACGAGGCGGTGCGGTACGAGGGCTATGCTCCGGGCGGTGTCGCCGTGATCGTCGAAGCATTGACCGACAATCGCAATCGCACCGGCGGCGTCGTCAGAAGCGTGTTCACGAAATTCAACGGCAACCTCGGCGCGACGGGCGCCGTGGGGCACATGTTCAATCATATCGGCGAGATCACGTACAAGGCTGCCGCGGGATCGGCCGAAGCCATTCTCGAAGCCGCGATCGATGCCGGCGCGGACGACGTGCAGTCGGATGCGAATGGGCACGTCATCGCCTGCGGGTTCGACTCGTTGGGCACGGTCGCCGCGGAACTCGAGAAGAAGCTCGGCGAACCAGAAAGCGTGAAGGCAGTGTGGAAGCCGAACCTCACGACCCCGGTCGATGAGAACGGCGCGCAGACCATCATGAAAATGCTGGCAGCTCTCGAGGACGACGACGACGTTCAGAACGTTTTCGCCAACTTCGAGATACCGGACGACGTCATGAAGAAGCTGACGGCGGCTTGA
- a CDS encoding cell division protein ZapA: MAEVPFTFNQRTYRFQCEEHDAARLTDIVDYLSSKLDAIVREHGAIGDERLILMAALMVTDELFDARADVDELLEGSSPAARSAAIRSIRDETGDEADEDHEDEDLEPVRRRAKG; encoded by the coding sequence ATGGCCGAAGTCCCGTTCACCTTCAATCAACGCACCTATCGCTTCCAGTGCGAAGAACATGACGCTGCGCGTCTCACCGATATCGTTGATTATTTGAGTTCGAAGCTCGATGCGATCGTGCGCGAGCACGGGGCCATCGGCGATGAGCGATTAATCTTGATGGCCGCATTGATGGTCACCGACGAGCTGTTCGACGCCCGGGCGGATGTCGACGAACTGCTCGAAGGCAGCTCGCCGGCTGCCAGATCGGCCGCCATTCGCTCAATCCGGGACGAAACCGGCGATGAGGCGGATGAGGACCACGAGGACGAAGATCTCGAGCCCGTCCGGCGTCGCGCCAAAGGCTAG
- a CDS encoding murein L,D-transpeptidase → MIKFSLRLLGVSLLGIGAIGVNSAAMAEPPVQISSESGTTTYFPPSNTTTGAIPASDAAKDAAAAAATTPETPAIPSSTPTPTPSATAAVTPPTETPAPAAPSVSAPPPPDAAPAAATPAATPAPAAVEPAAAPGDSAAQPKTEPIPAVAAPVAPPVNPIVEAARAKLGDKALSGRENVAADVAAARDFYNSRTEPLWVNDSGFTHKAKAVISTLRTADDWGLEPSDFVVANIASGANAEALGAADAQLTLAALKYARFARGGRLDPVALSNILDMKPPVKDAKTVISELSNVAEPDAYLRGLNPKHAGFERLRQALLKARGPNQEEEAVDPALLIKLPQGKQLKPGAEDDQISLLRQRLKMPAANPADERVYDDELADAVRGIQRDNGLKVNGILSNRVRSALNQAGEPKRADPKQNVDRLIANMERWRWLPVDLGQLYVMNNIPEFTSEIWKGNHLELKQKMIVGQPSWPTPVLAANMQFVIFKPSWGMPDGIKSKELLPRLRSASGSGTGIGFFDQLFGGGGSGGARVLEAYKLQVYYNGRPVDPDSVNWSTADIRQYSFTQPPGADNPLGLVKFRFPNRHDVYMHDTPERGLFAQTNRALSHGCMRVEEPRRTAEVLLAEDKGYSPEKVGQLWDSGASVTLSKEVPVYLVYFTARVDDEGRLLNYADLYGHDGRIMSALRGRPVRYTAPEAFDPAETSARGGVPTASNDAGGATVAGGDAGSDSMMDAPPPSKKNQNQKKSASAKQKPQGKSTGGTIQDALSNIFLN, encoded by the coding sequence ATGATCAAATTTTCTCTTCGCCTTCTGGGCGTCAGCTTGCTGGGGATCGGTGCAATCGGCGTCAATTCGGCTGCAATGGCCGAGCCCCCTGTTCAAATTTCATCAGAGAGCGGAACGACGACGTATTTTCCGCCGTCGAACACAACGACTGGCGCTATTCCCGCTTCGGATGCTGCGAAGGATGCGGCTGCAGCCGCTGCTACAACACCTGAAACGCCGGCGATTCCGTCTTCGACACCAACTCCGACGCCTTCGGCGACAGCTGCGGTAACGCCGCCGACTGAAACACCTGCGCCCGCTGCGCCGAGCGTATCCGCTCCGCCTCCGCCGGATGCAGCTCCCGCTGCCGCGACTCCCGCGGCTACTCCGGCGCCCGCCGCCGTTGAGCCGGCTGCCGCGCCGGGGGATAGCGCCGCCCAACCGAAGACCGAACCGATCCCCGCTGTTGCGGCTCCGGTCGCGCCGCCCGTGAACCCCATCGTGGAGGCTGCGCGAGCGAAGCTCGGCGACAAAGCACTCTCGGGCCGGGAAAATGTCGCCGCCGACGTTGCTGCCGCGCGCGACTTCTACAATTCGCGCACCGAACCGCTTTGGGTGAACGACAGCGGCTTCACGCATAAGGCCAAGGCCGTCATTTCCACGCTCCGGACCGCCGACGATTGGGGACTCGAGCCTTCCGATTTCGTCGTGGCGAACATCGCAAGCGGCGCCAATGCGGAAGCGCTGGGCGCCGCCGATGCGCAGTTGACGCTTGCCGCTCTGAAATATGCTCGCTTCGCGCGCGGAGGCCGTCTCGATCCCGTGGCACTGAGCAACATTCTCGACATGAAGCCGCCGGTGAAGGACGCGAAGACCGTCATCAGCGAATTGTCGAACGTTGCGGAGCCTGACGCTTATCTGCGCGGATTGAATCCGAAGCACGCCGGCTTCGAGCGCCTACGTCAGGCGCTTCTGAAAGCGCGCGGGCCGAATCAGGAAGAAGAAGCTGTCGATCCGGCGTTGCTGATCAAGCTGCCGCAAGGCAAGCAGCTGAAGCCTGGCGCGGAAGACGATCAGATTTCGCTCTTGCGTCAGCGCTTGAAGATGCCTGCTGCAAATCCAGCCGACGAGCGCGTCTATGACGACGAACTTGCCGATGCCGTGCGCGGCATCCAGCGGGACAACGGTCTCAAGGTCAACGGTATTTTGAGCAACCGCGTGCGCTCGGCTTTGAACCAGGCGGGCGAGCCGAAGCGAGCCGATCCCAAGCAGAACGTCGATCGGCTGATCGCCAATATGGAACGTTGGCGTTGGTTGCCGGTGGACCTCGGGCAGCTCTACGTGATGAACAACATTCCCGAGTTCACGAGCGAAATCTGGAAGGGTAACCACCTCGAACTCAAACAGAAGATGATCGTTGGCCAGCCTTCCTGGCCGACGCCTGTGCTCGCTGCGAACATGCAGTTCGTGATTTTCAAGCCGAGCTGGGGCATGCCTGACGGCATCAAGTCCAAGGAGCTTCTGCCGCGCCTCAGAAGTGCGTCGGGTTCCGGCACCGGTATCGGTTTCTTCGATCAGCTGTTCGGCGGTGGCGGAAGCGGCGGCGCGCGCGTGCTCGAAGCCTACAAGCTGCAGGTCTACTACAACGGCCGGCCGGTCGATCCGGACTCGGTCAATTGGAGCACTGCGGATATCCGCCAGTACAGCTTCACGCAGCCACCTGGCGCAGATAATCCACTTGGCCTCGTGAAATTCCGGTTCCCGAACCGGCACGACGTTTACATGCACGATACGCCCGAGCGCGGCCTGTTCGCTCAAACCAACCGTGCCTTGAGCCATGGCTGCATGCGCGTCGAGGAGCCACGGCGCACGGCTGAGGTTCTTCTTGCCGAAGACAAGGGTTATTCGCCTGAAAAAGTCGGCCAGCTCTGGGACAGCGGCGCGAGCGTTACGCTTTCAAAAGAGGTGCCGGTCTATCTGGTCTATTTCACGGCTCGCGTTGATGACGAGGGGCGTCTCCTGAACTACGCGGACCTCTACGGTCATGACGGGCGGATCATGTCGGCGCTGCGCGGGCGTCCGGTTCGCTATACGGCGCCCGAGGCCTTCGATCCGGCTGAAACGAGCGCGCGCGGTGGCGTTCCGACCGCGTCCAACGATGCGGGTGGCGCAACCGTCGCTGGGGGCGATGCGGGTTCCGACAGCATGATGGACGCTCCGCCGCCTTCGAAGAAGAACCAGAACCAGAAGAAGAGCGCGTCTGCGAAGCAGAAGCCGCAAGGCAAGAGCACCGGCGGCACCATTCAGGATGCGCTTTCGAACATCTTCCTGAACTAA
- a CDS encoding class I fructose-bisphosphate aldolase, whose translation MSDRLEDIARALVAPGKGILAADESTSTIKKRFDTIKLASTEDSRRDYREMLFRATEGMKNYVSGVILYDETIRQKAKDGTPLVDIMKAAGSIPGIKVDVGAKPLAGPTSKIETITEGLDGLRERFAEYHKLGARFAKWRGVITIADGLPSWNCVKANAHALARYAALAQEAGIVPIVEPEVLMDGPHSGHDIDECYRVTEWTLRTVFRELYDARVKLEGIVLKPNMVIAGQKSAKQASPAEVAEKTIKCLKETVPSAVPGIAFLSGGQSDEAATKHLSLMNASGPLPWPLTFSYGRALQAAAIQAWGGKPENVAAGQRAFTHRAKMNSLAALGKWNETLEKAA comes from the coding sequence ATGAGCGACAGACTTGAAGATATCGCCCGCGCTCTGGTTGCGCCTGGAAAAGGCATTCTCGCTGCCGACGAAAGCACGAGCACCATCAAGAAGCGCTTCGACACGATCAAACTCGCCTCGACCGAAGACAGCCGCCGCGATTATCGCGAGATGCTGTTCCGGGCGACGGAGGGCATGAAGAATTACGTTTCCGGCGTCATTCTTTATGACGAGACGATCCGGCAGAAGGCAAAGGACGGTACACCGCTCGTCGACATCATGAAGGCGGCGGGTTCCATTCCGGGCATCAAGGTCGACGTTGGCGCGAAGCCCCTCGCCGGCCCGACCTCGAAGATCGAGACGATCACCGAAGGCCTCGACGGCCTGCGCGAACGCTTTGCTGAATACCACAAGCTCGGCGCCCGCTTCGCGAAGTGGCGCGGCGTGATCACCATCGCCGATGGCTTGCCGAGCTGGAACTGCGTCAAGGCCAATGCGCACGCACTCGCCCGTTACGCAGCCCTCGCCCAGGAAGCCGGCATCGTTCCGATTGTCGAACCTGAAGTGCTGATGGACGGCCCGCATTCGGGTCACGACATCGACGAATGCTATCGCGTGACGGAATGGACGCTTCGCACGGTGTTCCGCGAGCTTTACGACGCGCGCGTCAAACTCGAAGGCATCGTGTTGAAGCCGAACATGGTCATCGCCGGGCAGAAATCGGCGAAGCAGGCGAGCCCTGCCGAGGTTGCCGAGAAGACGATCAAGTGCCTGAAGGAGACGGTGCCGTCGGCCGTTCCGGGAATTGCATTCCTCTCGGGCGGCCAGTCCGACGAAGCCGCGACCAAGCACCTGTCGCTCATGAATGCTTCGGGTCCGCTGCCCTGGCCGCTGACGTTCTCCTACGGCCGGGCGCTGCAAGCGGCAGCGATCCAGGCATGGGGCGGCAAGCCGGAAAACGTTGCAGCCGGCCAGCGCGCGTTCACGCATCGCGCGAAGATGAACAGCCTTGCCGCCCTCGGCAAATGGAACGAGACGCTCGAGAAGGCTGCCTGA